The Styela clava chromosome 13, kaStyClav1.hap1.2, whole genome shotgun sequence genome has a window encoding:
- the LOC120332407 gene encoding uncharacterized protein LOC120332407, producing MIYNQKLLFRCSSIYIVCSIAIVLLLFMKHSIKQHVKPINFHQYAKYSDQHSTSKDICPEYSKRLIGKLKVNSSFVPTEDAAIKEAGDRVINGCYEPKDCYSNQTVAIIVPYKNRHQDLITLLHHLHPILQRQSLKYCVFVSEQYDDGAFNKGRIMNAGVLEILHEARYDFDCLVFHDVDMLLEDDRNLYICGDAPRHLCPAIDKFNYNVKYGTGFGGVGSIRFNQYRLVNGHSNRFYGWGGEDSDIEIRFKLKGLISEAEDPRFGRYKMIPHEHPWQFDPKSGIGSHFQARDTKLFDRKKIIFPKSDPSGMNNMKYVVKNIFRHKLYTKINVDIRIFVVNKASVRFVGNSNEVIVENPFITNDRLDNEKENSRIQGYGIDAGDQYPNHECTYKHFEGKTVNLTLGQKVGGTYDIPYRNLEEAKSKCTNLQRYCGAIVETSSGVYFLRSSSYLHENILKYKLGRHLQKIFIERHEDISVYVKICSRDIRYLQIFEAPVILQDEFPLKSIEHQAEVELFVYNFEDVKLTYSVSVYTAHNAILKEREEVFNTSLGIYDSLMFHVQWNFLA from the coding sequence ATGATATATAACCAGAAACTGTTGTTTAGATGCTCAAGCATTTACATTGTCTGCTCAATCGCAATTGTGCTGTTATTGTTTATGAAGCACAGCATTAAACAGCACGTTAAACCTATAAACTTTCATCAATATGCGAAGTACTCGGATCAACATAGCACTAGTAAGGACATTTGTCCAGAATATTCGAAAAGATTGATAGGGAAACTCAAAGTTAATTCATCTTTTGTACCAACGGAGGATGCAGCCATTAAAGAGGCGGGTGATCGCGTCATAAATGGGTGTTACGAACCGAAAGATTGCTATTCCAATCAGACGGTGGCTATAATAGTTCCGTACAAAAATCGACATCAGGATCTCATAACGCTTCTGCATCACTTGCATCCAATTTTGCAAAGACAATCTTTGAAATATTGTGTGTTTGTATCCGAACAATACGACGACGGAGCATTTAACAAAGGACGTATAATGAACGCGGGAGTTTTGGAAATTCTACATGAGGCTAGATACGATTTTGACTGCCTTGTATTCCATGATGTTGATATGCTACTCGAAGATGATCGAAACCTGTACATCTGCGGCGACGCACCACGTCACTTGTGCCCCGCCATTGATAAATTCAACTATAATGTGAAGTACGGCACGGGATTTGGTGGCGTGGGATCAATCAGATTCAATCAATACAGGCTAGTAAATGGCCATAGTAACAGATTTTATGGTTGGGGTGGCGAAGACAGTGATATAGAAATTAGGTTCAAATTAAAAGGGTTAATATCAGAAGCTGAAGATCCACGATTCGGTCGTTATAAAATGATACCACATGAACATCCTTGGCAATTTGACCCAAAAAGTGGTATTGGAAGCCATTTTCAAGCACGAGATACAAAACTATTTGataggaaaaaaataatattcccaAAATCTGATCCTAGTGGTATGAATAACATGAAATACGTCGTGAAGAATATTTTTAGACACAAACTTTACACAAAGATAAATGTTGACATTAGAATATTTGTGGTCAATAAGGCATCCGTTAGATTCGTTGGAAATTCTAATGAAGTGATAGTAGAAAACCCATTTATAACGAATGATAGACTAGACAATGAAAAAGAGAATTCGCGCATCCAGGGATATGGTATAGATGCCGGAGACCAATATCCTAACCATGAATGCACGTACAAACATTTTGAAGGGAAAACTGTCAACTTGACATTAGGTCAAAAAGTTGGTGGTACATACGACATCCCATACCGCAATCTGGAAGAAGCCAAGTCAAAATGCACAAATTTACAACGGTACTGCGGAGCTATTGTGGAAACGTCTTCTGGTGTGTATTTTCTACGCTCTTCCTCTTATCttcatgaaaatattctaaaatataaattggGCCGTCATctccaaaaaatatttattgagaGACATGAAGACATTTCGGTTTACGTTAAAATTTGTTCAAGGGATATCCggtatttacaaatatttgaagCACCTGTGATATTACAGGATGAATTTCCATTGAAATCGATCGAACACCAAGCTGAAGTTGAACTTTTTGTGTATAACTTTGAAGACGTCAAATTAACTTACTCGGTTTCTGTGTATACAGCACACAATGCAATCCTGAAAGAGAGGGAGGAAGTTTTCAACACGTCACTCGGAATATATGATTCTTTGATGTTTCACGTTCAGTGGAATTTTTTAGCATGA